A window of Suncus etruscus isolate mSunEtr1 chromosome 4, mSunEtr1.pri.cur, whole genome shotgun sequence contains these coding sequences:
- the LOC126006918 gene encoding LOW QUALITY PROTEIN: apolipoprotein L3-like (The sequence of the model RefSeq protein was modified relative to this genomic sequence to represent the inferred CDS: substituted 1 base at 1 genomic stop codon) has translation MASVIIGGNDRGYVDRNDVRGETEMNHSFVEDSIHYVLNAIDQEDLHLLLRKDEAWKEFVAIADDEADALYEGLKKHKTLTAKDVEEKRQQELANRKRFLELYPSVKRDIDQHIKQLYRLADRADHVHEDCTIANVVADSTGILSSILTIVGFGLAPFTAGISLGLSATGLGLGVLAASTNVVSSYVERSNMSSIEAEAMNVESSEINLNLLGEVISDNKNRFSSVKNIYTAVRRIARHIRAMKLASLNPQTAAQISAQSSSLIGKVFGGTAKTMTKGARVIGGATIGLSILVDIYSLVQNSKDLHEGAVSESGEKLRQHAQELEKMLVELXQIYENLQ, from the exons AAATGAACCACTCCTTTGTGGAGGATTCCATCCACTATGTCCTGAATGCAATAGACCAAGAGGACCTGCATCTCCTGTTGAGAAAAGATGAAGCATGGAAGGAGTTTGTGGCCATCGCTGA TGATGAGGCAGATGCACTTTATGAAGGTCTGAAGAAACATAAAACACTCACAGCCAAAGATGTCGAAGAGAAGCGCCAGCAAGAACTGGCAAACCGGAAGAGGTTTCTGGAATTATATCCGTCGGTGAAAAGGGATATTGATCAGCATATAAAGCAGCTCTATAGACTTGCCGACAGGGCTGACCATGTCCACGAGGACTGTACCATTGCCAATGTGGTGGCTGACTCCACTGGCATTCTGTCTAGCATCCTGACTATTGTGGGCTTTGGTCTGGCCCCATTTACAGCAGGGATCAGTTTAGGTCTATCTGCTACTGGTTTGGGATTGGGGGTATTGGCTGCTTCCACCAATGTAGTCAGCAGCTATGTGGAAAGATCTAATATGTCATCCATAGAAGCTGAAGCCATGAACGTGGAATCATCGGAAATCAATTTAAATCTACTTGGGGAGGTGATAAGTGATaacaaaaatagattttcttctgtaaaaaatatttatacagcTGTAAGAAGGATTGCAAGGCACATCCGTGCCATGAAGTTGGCCAGTCTCAATCCTCAGACAGCAGCTCAAATCTCAGCCCAGAGCTCAAGTCTGATAGGCAAAGTGTTTGGAGGCACTGCTAAGACAATGACCAAGGGAGCCCGTGTCATTGGTGGGGCCACCATAGGCTTATCCATTCTGGTGGATATTTATAGCTTGGTGCAAAATTCAAAGGATTTGCACGAGGGAGCAGTGTCAGAGTCTGGTGAGAAGCTGAGGCAGCATGCTCAGGAGCTAGAGAAGATGTTGGTAGAACTCTAACAGATCTATGAGAATCTACAGTAA